The Paenibacillus beijingensis nucleotide sequence TCCGGTATTTCGAGTTCGCCCGATAACAACTAAGATAAAGATGTACCGATCGGGTGACAAAAAAGGGAGGAAAAAAGATGCGTATGAAAGCGGTTCCTTTTGCGCTTGGCTGCACGCTTGTTTTATCGCTGCTCGGGGGTTGCGGAAGTAGCGGGAACGGGTCGGACAAAGAAACGGGAAATACGGGGGCAACAGGCAATACGGAGGCGAACAGTCAGCAGCAGCAGACCGATGCGCCGAAAGAAACGGTGAAGCTGAAGTTTTTTACCGGAAAAGTCGAAACGGTAGACTTAATGAATGATCTGATCAAAAAGTTCAACGCGGAAAATCCGGGCATTGTCGTCGAGCAGGAATATCAGAAGGATGCGAGCAGCGTCATCAAAGTCAAATTCGCCTCGGACGATGTGCCGGACATTACGACGGTCGTCGAGCAGGATTACATCGATCAGGGCAAATATTTGGACCTTTCGAACGAACCGTTCTGGTCAAGAGTGCTGCCGGCGATCAAAGAGCTGTCGACCGACGTCAAAACCGGCAAGCAGTTCCGCGTGGCGACCAACGTCACGATGGCAGGCATTTTTTACAACAAAAAAATCTTTAACGAACTGGGTTTAAAGGAAGCGCTTACTTGGGATGAATTCCAGTCGAACCTGCAGACGATCAAGGACAAAAAGCCCGACGTCGTGCCGATGTTTCTGGCCGGCCGGGACTCGTGGACGCTCGGGCATTTAATCGAATTTATGCCGCACGGCGTCATTAAGCAGAATCTGGGCGTGAACGGCTCGCGCCAGGCGTTTATCAATAACGAATCGGATAAGCTTGCATTCGATGCCGAAGGCGGCTCGATCGACACGTTTGCGAAGCGGCTGCTTGACCTGAACAAAGCCGGACTGATCAATGCGGACGCTTTGACGGCCACCTACGACAACCAGAAGGAAGCGTTCGCGACCGGCAAAGCGGCCGTGATCAGCCAAGGGATGTGGGTACTCGGCGACCTGCTGAAAATCAACCCGGACATCGCAAATGACATCGGCTTCAGCCCGTTCCCGGCCATCATGGACGGAACGAAACCGGTCGTCTTGTCCGCAGACGATTCGCGGTATGCGATTACGTCGGCTTCCAAGCATCCGGAAGAAGCGAAGAAATTCCTTGAGTTCCTGTTCAAGCCGGAAAATCTGCAGGCGTACAGCGAATTCCTCAAGTCGCCGCCGGCCTTCACCGACGTCACCGCCAACTGGGGACCGCTGAAGGATCAGGCAAACGCGGCTTTGCAAACGGGCGTCAACATTCCGTTTACGGAGACGCCTTCCGGCTTCTCCGGCGACGATGCCGGCAAAATGGTGCAGGAGCTGCTCGCGGGCAAGTACACCTCCATTGAGTTTGCCAAGGCGTACCGCAAAGCATGGGACAAAGCGTGGAATGCCACGCATAAGTAGAGGAAGCGCAACCAGAATCAACGCAACTAGAGTCAACGCAAGCAGAGCAAGGCAAGTATAGTGAACGCAACTAGAGAAAACGTATGTTGAGCTTAATCGGCAGGAGAATCGAAAAAGACATAAACGCCGCAAACCCGGTATGTCCGCCGGCAGGAACGAAAGACGGGCATGCCGGAAAAGCGGCGCAGGATTGGAGGGAGAGGCTGTGCCACTTTTTCGCGCGGTATCGAATCGGTTGCACTATTTCATGGCGGTTCCGGCTATCGTGCTGTTCGCTTTATTTTTCATCTACCCGCTAACGCAAGGAATCGGGATCAGCCTGACGGATTCAAACGGCGTTACGCAGCCGAACTTTATCGGTTTGCAAAACTTTCTGGATTTCTTTCACGACGACCGGGCGAAAACGGACATTTTCAACACCGTGTTTTTTGCGCTCGGAAGCGCTCCGCTGCTCAATTTGTTCGGCTTTTTGTATGCGCTTGTACTCGACCGTACGTTCAAAGGAAAAAGCGTCGTGCGCGCCCTCGTTTATTTGCCGGCCGTCATCAGCCCGCTCATTATGGGATACGTCTGGTACTTCATTTTGCAGCCGGGAAGAGGCTTTCTGTTTCACATCCTGGAAAGCATGGGTCTCAAAGGCGGCAACTGGCTGGCGGAAGCGAACTCGGCCATCGTTGTGCTTATCCTGGTCAATGTATGGCAGTTCGTCGGCATGACGATGATCATATACTTGGCGGGACTGCAGTCCATTCCGAAGGAGCTGTACGAGGCGGCCGAGATCGACGGGGCCGGTTCCGGCAAAAAGCTGCGTTATATCACGATTCCGATGCTCGTGCAATCGATCAAAATTAATGTCGTCACCAATATAATCGGCTCGCTCTCGGTGTTTGAAATTATTATCGCGTTAACCGACGGCGGTCCGGGGTACAGCACCGAATCGCTGAGCATTTACATTTTGCGCATGCTGTACGGCAGCTTCACCGGCTACTCGACGGCGGTCGCGATGATTCTGTTCGTCATGATCGTCATCCCCGTCTTTGTCTTTATGCGGTTTATCCGCAAGCAAGAGTTTGAAATGTAGGAGGCGCCTTCACATGAAATCGACCCGCAATTTATGGATCTATGCACCCGTTGCCGTGATGGCGCTGCTGTCCCTGATTCCTTTTTATATCCTGCTTTACCTGTCGCTCAACACCCCGTCGCGGACGATGTTCGACGGCGTGCTGATGCTTCCCGATTTTCATTTCGCCAACTATGTCGAAGCTTGGAAGTCGTCGAAAATCGGCACGGCGACGGTCAACTCGCTCATTATAACGGTCGGCGGGGTCGCCATCATCGTCGCGGCGTCGAGCATGGCGGGGTATGCGATCGCGCGCTATTCGAACAAGTTTCACGCCGTGCTGTTCAACACGCTGCTGATCTGCATGATGATTCCGGCCATCATCATTACGGTGCCGCTCTACTCGCTGATGAAATCGATCGGCGGCATCAATACGCATTGGGCGATGATTTTGCTGATGGCGTCCAACGGCCTGCCGTTTGCCGTCTTTCTATACACCGGCTTTATTAAAGGGCTGCCGCGCGAAGTTGAGGAGTCGGCCATAATCGACGGCTGTACGCCGTTCACGGCGTTTTGGCGGGTGACGTTTCACTTTTTGCGACCGGTGACGGCGGCTGTGGTCATTTTGCAAGGATTGGCGGTATGGAACAATTACGGCCAGGCCGTCTTTTTTTTGCAAAGGGAGTCGATGCGGACCATTCCTTTGGCGGTTTCGATGTTTTTTCAACAGTATGGCGCGCAGTGGAACTTAATGGCGGCGGCGTCCGTCATCGGGCTTGCGCCGGCGGTGGCCGCGTTTCTCTTGTTCCAAAAATATTTTATAAAAGGGATAACTGCAGGGGCAGTTAAAGGGTGATGACGATGGTTCCGGTGTTAAAAGATGTCTATCCGCTCAAAGCGCAGTATATGAAAGGCGAGCCGGTTGAAATCGCGATCGAAATCGAAAATTTTTACGATTACGACTATTCGGTGCAGCTGGAAATCGGCATCATGGATTTGAACCGTACGCTGTCCTTGGAAACGATTGTGCTGAAGCTTCCTCCGCAGGCGGTCATGACTCATGTGCTGACAACGGGGCCGTACCAGACGAAAATGGGCGGTTTTGGCGTCGATGTGCTGCTGCACGGGGGAGAAGCGGAGCCGCAGCGGCTGTCGGGTTCTTTCGACGTCGTTGCCGACTGGCGGAAATCGCTGCGGTACGGATTTTTGAGCGATTTCCATCCGCGGGAGGCGGGCGACGAGCAGGATGTCGCGCTGCTGAATAAGCTGCATCTCAATTTGGTGCAGTTCTACGATTGGATGTACCGCCATGACGATCTCGTCTCGCCCGAAGAAGTGTTCACCGATTTGATGGGCAGGGAACTGAGCCTGGGCGTCGTGAAGAAAAAGATCGAGCTCTGCCATAGGTACGGGATGAAGGCGATCGCGTACGGAGCGGTTTATGCCGCCAGCCGGGCCTTCTACGATCGGCATCCGGACTGGGCGCTGTATTATAACAACGGCAAAGTCATCGACTTTATCGATATCTTCTGCATTATGAATATTGCGGAGCAGTCCCCTTGGCACCGCCACATTATCGCCGAATACCGGAAAGCGGTGGAGCAGGTCGATTTCGACGGCATCCATATGGACACTTACGGCTATCCGAAGACAGGATTTTCCAGGCTCGGCGGCGAGCTGAAGCCGGAGCGTCTGGACGGGCAGTTTCCCGTGCTGATTGCGAATACCCGCAGGGAGCTGGAGCAGGTCAGGGACGACGTCTGCCTTATTTTCAACAACGTCGGCAACTGGCCGGTCGACACGGTAGCGGCCGCTCCGCAGGATGCCGTCTACATTGAAGTCTGGAACCCGTACGAGCGGTACCATCACATTGCGCAGATTATTGCCTGGGCGCAGCAGCACGGCGGCGGCAAACCGGTCATTTTGGCCGCTTATTTGGCGCCGTTCCGGCTCGAGCCGGCCGAACAGATCGACCGGGCGCACGTGTCCGCGCTGCTGCTGTCCGCCGTTATTTTCTCCCATGGGGCGAACCATCTGCTGCTCGGGGAAAACGGCGGCGTGCTGACGCAGGGCTATTATGCCGACTATTCGGTCGCATCGGACGCTTTCATCCGCGAAATCCGCAATTATTACGATTTCATGATCCGTTATTTGCACGTGCTGTACGCACCGTCGCTGCGCGACGTGTCGATGACCCATGTCGAGGGGGACAACCTCGAGTATGTGTTCGCCGGCGCGCCGATGTCCACCTACGGCGAAGCCGGCAAGGTGTGGACGGTCGTCCGGGAAAACGAAGCGTACAAGCTGATCAGCTTCATTAACATGACGAACAATGATGAGGATTATTGGAACCGGGGGAAAAAGCGGCCGGCCCCTCAAGGCCCGGTTACGGTACGCATTCTGATGGACCGCGAAGCCGAGTCCGTGTTCATCGCCAGCCCGGATGCGGGCATGGGTGCGCCGCGAGAGGTTGCCGCCGTATACGAGGACAGCCCGCGCGGCTTAACGCTCACGGTTACGATACCGGAGCTGCATATATGGGATTTACTGGTGGTGGAAAAAGGAGAAAAAGGAGCGCTTCGCGGGCAGGTTTGATCTTCCGATCGCCACCGTCCCCGGATTCTTGGATTCGATAAACCCTTACAGGGTTAGAATCCGGGGACAAAAGCGACCGCTACGCTTCTCCAGATTCAAACCCGCCCGCTGCGCTTTCCTTTTTCGGAGGAAAGGGGAGAGGGGCGGCTAGCGCGGAATTGCCGCTTGCCGGGAGAGAAAGCGGAAAAGCAGCCGCTGCACGGGCAGGAGAAAACGGAGTCGCTCCGCGAGGAGAGGAATAAGGAGTGCTCCGCGGGCAGGTTTGATCTTCCGATCGCTGTTGTGGCCGGATTCTTGGATTCAATAAACCCTTAGCAGGGTTAGAATCCGTCCACAAAGGCGAACGCTAACGCTTCTCCAGATTCAAACCTGCCCGCTACGCTTTCCTTTTTCGGAGGAAAGGGCAGGGGCGGCTAGCGCGGGATTACCGCTTGCCGGGAGAGAGAAGGCGGAAGAGGAGCCCTGCGCGGACACAGGAGCTGCTATTTCCCTCCAAACACTCGTTTTTTGCATGTAAGCGGACCTAGGAGCCGTTAATAGCTGTGAATCCTCACAAATTGGCTAATTTCTGAACGAATAACGGCTTCTCTGTCCGCAAATGTTGCAGATGAGCGGTCTCTGCAGGAAATAACGGCTTTACGGTCCGTCTAAGGGTAACCAAGAGCATCCAAGAGCATCTTGTGCCGTTTTTTTGCCGAAAGCTTGCGGCTGCGCTGTTTCGGATTCAATTGGCCTGCTGCGCCTATCTGTAGGAAGGCGGGCTATTTTTCACGAAGATTTTTTGAAAAGCCAATTTTGAACGAGAAGGGAGAATCGTAATGAAGCAAATGAACGCCAGATCTTGTTTGGCTTTGCTCGTCTCGCTTTTGTTATTGTCGGGGGTCGTCCCGCTCCCGGCGAAGGCGGCTGCAAGCGGAATGATCAAACGGGTGTATACCGATAAAGCGAGGTACAACCCCGGAAGCAGCGCCGTGATCAAGGTGGACATGAAAAATGATTCCGGTTCCGCGTATAACGGCAGCGTTAATTTGACGATTCATCATCTTGAGACGCAGGTGTATCAGACGAGTCAGACAGTTAGTCTGTCCGCTGGAGCTTCAACAACGGTAACGTTTAACTGGACGGTCCCGAACCAGGATTTCAAGGGATATTTTGTAAGCGTTTCCGCGGGATCGTCAGCCGGAGCGACGGCTATCGATGTATCCAGCAAGTGGACAAGGTATCCGCGTTACGGATATATGACGGAATTCCCGGTTGGCGAGTCCTCGTCGGCTACGGATGCCCGGGTGAAACAAACGGTGGAGGATTACCATACGAACGCGTTTCAATTGTACGACTGGATGTGGCGGCACGAAAACATGATCAAGCGGACGAACGGAACCGTCGACAGCTCCTGGACCGATTGGAGCGGCAAACATACGATGTCGTGGCCGACGATCCAAAATTTGATCTCGTCCATGCATAACTACAATGCGGCCGCGATGCCGTATACGATGACCTATGCGGCGCTGCAGGATTACGAGAATATTTCCGGCGTCAGCCCACAGTGGGGCATGTTCCATGATAACCTGCACCAGAGCCAGCTCGGCTTCGACTTCGACGACAACAATCCGAATACGGACATGTGGCTGTTCAATCCGGCGAGCAGCGGCTGGCAAAACTATATTTTCGGACAATACCGCGATATTATCGCCACGGCCGGCTTTGACGGCGTCCACCTGGATCAAATGGGCGAGCGTTCCGATCCGTACGATTATAACGGCGGCACGATCGACCTGGACAAAAGTTTTTCCGGATTCATCAACAATTTGCGCGGCAATTTGAACAGCAACGGTTACGCGGACAAAGTGATCACGTTCAACAACGTCGACGGGGCTTCAACCGGATGGGCGTTCAACGACGTGACGAAAAACGCGAACTATGACTTCAGCTACACCGAAATATGGGGGCATGCGGACGATTATATCGAGCTGAAAGATTTGATCGACCAAGGCAGGCGCAACAACGGCCAAAAAGCGATGGTGCTGGCGGCTTATATGAATTTTGAAGAAAATACGGGCACCCGCTACGAGGCGGAGTCGGCTTCGCTGAACGGCGTGAACGTAAACACGAATCATCCCGGATATACGGGCAGCGGTTTTGTTGACGGCTTCGGGGAGACCGGCGATTATGTCCAGTTTACGATTTCGGTGCCGGAGGAAGGCTGGTACGGTCTCGTATTCGACTACGCCAACGATACCGGAACGAACAACTCCCGCAGCTTGTATGTAGACGGCACATTCGTCAAGCAGCTGAAATATTTCCTGGATCAGCCGAATTGGGACACCTGGAAATTTGACGAATCGGCAACCGTCTGGCTGACCCCGGGCACGCATACGGTGAAACTTGCCAAAGAGGCGAACGATACCGGCTATATTAATCTCGACAGCCTCACGCTGGGCACGTTCAATGAACCGTCCGTTCGGTTGACGCAGGCAGCGATTGCGGCAAGCGGCGCGCTCCGCATTGAAATGGGAGAAGGCGACCAAATGCTCGGCCATCCTTACTTTCCGAACCGCGCCAAGCAAATGCGCAACAGTTTGAAGGAAGCGACAAAGGACTACTACAATTTTATAACGGCCTACGAAAATTTATTGTATGACCCGGATGTGTTCAACAACGATTCCGGTAGCCAGTTTGTGGAGATTGCGGGGCAGTCCGTGAGCGGCGAAGGGGCGGCCGGTTCGGTGTGGCAGATGATGAAACGAAGCCCGGATTATACAATCGTCCATTTGATCAACCTGCTGAACAGCACCGATACGAAATGGAGGAACTCCGACAATGCGCCGACTACGCTGACGAATCAGGCGGTAAAAGTGTATATCGGCGGCGACGAGTCGATCTCGAACGTATATTTGGCGTCACCGGAAATTTCGATGGGGGCTACCCAGGAGCTTTCGTTCACGACCGGTACCGACAGCAAAGGGAAGTACGTCTCCTTCACGCTGCCGTCCCTTCAATATTGGGATATGGTCTACATGAAGCGCTCTCTGACGGCGCCGACGAACGATATTTATGAAGCCGAAAACGCGGTGAAAGTTAATTTGGGCGTGAATACCGATCATTCCGGGTATACCGGCAGCGGATATGTCGATCAATTCGCCGATGTGAACGACGGGCTTGCGTTTACGGTAAAAGCGGCAACGACCGACGATCACGTGCTGCGGTTCCGGTACGCGAACGGAGGGTCCGATGCAACCCGCGACGTTTTCGTGGACGGAGTTTTTGCCGGCACGATCGGCTTTAAAGGATTAGGAGACTGGGATACTTGGGGCTTCGGAGAGCTGACCGTTTCATTGAAGCAGGGCGTTCATACCGTAACGCTTTGGAAACGGGTCTCGAATACCGGAGCGATTAATTTGGATCATTTGGACTTGGATAAAACGTATGTCTGGCAGTTTGACCGTCAAATCACCTCGGTTCCCGCCGGTTACCGGGTCACGTTCCGGACGGGCGCGTCGGGATGGGTGCACTCGGGAACGAACAATTGGCAAAACGTTACCGATTCAATGATGCGGCCTAACGGATCGGGCAACGATGACCTGGACTACGAAATTTCCGTTGGGCCGTTCGCATCGGGCACGACCGTCGATGCCACGTTCCTGTGGGACGACAATGGAAACGGCGTGCTTGAGGAGAGCACCGACCGCTGGGAAGGAACGGATTTTCATATTTCGGTAGAGTGAAAAAGGAAGGCGCTATGCAGGATGGTTTGATCTTCCGATCGCTGTTGTGGCCGGATTCTTGAATTCGATAAACCCTTAGCAGGGTTAGAATCCGTCCACAAAGGCGAACGCTGACGCTTCTCCAGATTCAAGCCATCCCGCGCCGTCGCGCCTCCCGCGGGAAACTGCGCGAGGCCAAATCTCCACATTTAAACAGCAGCAAAGCGGCAGCATTCGAAAGGGATGCCGCCGCTTAACCTGCCTCTGCTTTAAATGCCTCTTTCACCACCCACTTGACTTTTCTTTAGAAAGCGGTTTCATTTTCCGGGAAATTTTAATAGCGGAAAAATTTCAATAAATAAGGAGGATGAACATGAAACGCGTTTTGACGCGAGAGCTATCAAAATTTTTGATCGGTTTGTTGGCCGTGATCCTCTGCTTTAGCTTGGCGGCGGGAACAGGATTTGCCCGGGACAGTGCAGCGACCCGCAAAGGCGTGCCGCCGCTGTACTGGATGGCATATGAAACGCCGTTTACGACGAACACGCCGCTTACGGAAGCCCGCTGGAAAGCGAATGTGGACTGGTTTGCGGCGAATTTTTTGCCTTACGGCTACGATATGGTCAGCACGGACGGCTGGATCGAAGGCGCGACGATGACGAACGCGAACGGATATATTTTAAGCTACAACGATTCGTGGATCACGAACAACCCTGCGTCGGAAACGGTTACGGGCACCGACACGTGGGCCGATTGGGGCGGCTATGTGCAGAGCAAAGGGCTCAAGCTGGGCGTCTATTACAATCCGCTCTGGGTTTCGCCGTTCGCCGTTGAGGATACGAGCAAAAAGGTGGCCGGCAGGCCGGGCATCAGCATCCGCGACATTGTGGACTTGAATTACGACTGCGACGGCGACGGCATCGCCGACGGCGACCGGTTCAATACGGGACAGCCGAATCCGCTCTATTGGGTCGATGTGACGAAACCGGGAGCCGAGGAATACGTGAAGGGCTACGTCAACTATTTCAAATCGATCGGCGCGAAGTTTCTGAGGGTCGATTTTCTGTCCTGGTACGAGAACGGCAAAGAAGGAACGACGCCGTTAACGTGCAAAAAAGACGAGAACGGCAACGGCTACGGCCAGCAAAAAGATCACGGGCGCGCCAATTACGAGACAGCGCTGCGCTGGATGTCCGAAGCGGCCGGAGACGATTTGACGCTTAGCCTCGTCATGCCGCATCTGTACAATCACGGCGAGATTGAGAAAAAATACGGCGACATGATCCGCATTGACGAGGATGTGTTCGGCGGCGGCTGGGACCATATTAGCGGCAGAAGGCAAACGTGGAGGAACGGCTGGTCGCAGTGGGCCAATCCGTTTCAGGGACTGACGGGCTTTTCCGATCTGGCCGGACGCACCTCGATGATCAATGACGCCGATTTCCTGCGGATGAACACGTTCAGCGGCCCTTACGCGGACAACGAGCGGAAAACGGCCGTGTCGCTGCTGACGATGGCCGGCGCTCCGATTGCCGTTGCGGATCAGTACGATACGATCGGATCATCCGCGCCGATTTATCAAAATCCGGAAATGATCGAGCTGCCGAAAAGCGGCTTTGCCGGAAAACCGGTCTACCTTAGCGGAGCGCCTTATGAACCGGAGACAGACGGGCAAAACGATACCGGCAGCCGCGATACCGAGCGCTGGGCGGGGCAGCTGCCGAATGGGGATTGGGTGGTCGGGCTGTTCAACCGCTCCGATGCGAACAAAACGCTCTCCATGAACTTTGCAAGCGTCCTTGGCCTGCAAACGGATGCGCTCGTGCGCGACCTGTGGGCTCATGAGGAACTGGGCTACAAGACGTCACATTCGGTTGATCTGGCCCCTCACGACAGCTCTGTCTTTAAAGTGATCCCGAAAACATTCACCCGCAAATACGAAGCGGAAGTGACGGCACTAACGGGCGGCGCCTCGTTCAACAACGACCATACGGGATATTCCGCTTTCGGGTTTGCCCAGAAGCTGGACACTCCGGGGGCGAAAGCGACGTTTGCCATCGAAGTTCCGGAGGCGGGAACGTATAAGCTTAATCTGCGTTACGCGAATGCCAAAGGCGCGGACAGCACCGTCACGCTGCGCGTCGAAGATGCCGACAAGAACCAGATCGCGAGTCCGCATACCGTCGTGCTGCCGAATTTACCGGACTGGAACACGTGGGCCGATAAAACGGAGTCCGTCACTTTGGCGAAAGGTCTTAATCTGGTTCAGCTCGATTTTACGTCCGGCGATACCGGCGGCATCAACCTCGATTATATCGAGCTGCTAGGCCGAACAGGTAATGCCGCGGTCAATCCCGGGTTTGAAACCGGCGGCATCGACGGCTGGACGGAGTGGCATCCGGGCGGGCAGGCGGCCGCATACGGCGTCGACTCCGCCGACGTGCACGGCGGGACGAACAAGCTTTACTTTTATGCGGCATCGAAATACCAGCAGAGCATCCATCAGACGATCAGCGGACTGGCAAACGGAACATATATCGTATCGGCATGGGTGAAGCGTCAGCATGCGGTACCGGATGTGTCCCGTATGGAAATTTCGCAGCACGGCACGCCGCAGGTCAATGTCACCATTAACGGCAGCGGCCAGTATGAGCAAATTTCGGCAACCGTGCCGGTGACGAGCGGAACGCTGGACGTCGGTTTTTACGTCTCTTCGCCGGGCGGAACTTCGCTGCAGATCGACGATGTGCGGGTGGAACGGGCGGATATCCCGCTTTTCAACTCCGATTTCGCGGACGTTTACCATCATTGGTCGCGCAAGGGCGACATAGCCTATTCAAAAATCAGTGCCGAAGCGGGCGGCAATAAATATGCCGATTTGTACGGCACGCAGCCGTTCACGAACGATTTGTTCCAATATGCGAATTTGACGGCGGGGACGTACACGCTCCAGGCGAAGGTGCGACGCAGCGGCACATTCAACAATGCGGTCATCTACGCCGACGCCTCCGGACAGTCATACACGGCGGCCGTTCCCGCTTCTGCGGATTGGACGACGGTCACGATCCCCGGCATCGAAGTGACGGGAGAAGGCGAAGCGGCGAAGCTCGGCTTTTGGACCGATGCCGGTGCCGGCAGCTGGCTCCACATCGACGATGTGGAGCTGATTAAGAACGAACCCGGACAGCAGGCGATGGGCAGCTATGTATCCCATGCGCAGCAAGGCAATGCGGTCACGTTTACGCTCAGCAATACGCCGAAAGTGAGGATCGAGTTCATCAAACCGGAGATCGCCAAAGTATGGATGGAGCCGGGCGGCATGTTCGATAAAGACAGCTCGTTTACGGTCGACAGCGAGTCATCCGCTCCGGTATCTTACACGGTCAGCGACCAGGGCGGCTATATCCGCATGATGT carries:
- a CDS encoding carbohydrate-binding protein, yielding MKRVLTRELSKFLIGLLAVILCFSLAAGTGFARDSAATRKGVPPLYWMAYETPFTTNTPLTEARWKANVDWFAANFLPYGYDMVSTDGWIEGATMTNANGYILSYNDSWITNNPASETVTGTDTWADWGGYVQSKGLKLGVYYNPLWVSPFAVEDTSKKVAGRPGISIRDIVDLNYDCDGDGIADGDRFNTGQPNPLYWVDVTKPGAEEYVKGYVNYFKSIGAKFLRVDFLSWYENGKEGTTPLTCKKDENGNGYGQQKDHGRANYETALRWMSEAAGDDLTLSLVMPHLYNHGEIEKKYGDMIRIDEDVFGGGWDHISGRRQTWRNGWSQWANPFQGLTGFSDLAGRTSMINDADFLRMNTFSGPYADNERKTAVSLLTMAGAPIAVADQYDTIGSSAPIYQNPEMIELPKSGFAGKPVYLSGAPYEPETDGQNDTGSRDTERWAGQLPNGDWVVGLFNRSDANKTLSMNFASVLGLQTDALVRDLWAHEELGYKTSHSVDLAPHDSSVFKVIPKTFTRKYEAEVTALTGGASFNNDHTGYSAFGFAQKLDTPGAKATFAIEVPEAGTYKLNLRYANAKGADSTVTLRVEDADKNQIASPHTVVLPNLPDWNTWADKTESVTLAKGLNLVQLDFTSGDTGGINLDYIELLGRTGNAAVNPGFETGGIDGWTEWHPGGQAAAYGVDSADVHGGTNKLYFYAASKYQQSIHQTISGLANGTYIVSAWVKRQHAVPDVSRMEISQHGTPQVNVTINGSGQYEQISATVPVTSGTLDVGFYVSSPGGTSLQIDDVRVERADIPLFNSDFADVYHHWSRKGDIAYSKISAEAGGNKYADLYGTQPFTNDLFQYANLTAGTYTLQAKVRRSGTFNNAVIYADASGQSYTAAVPASADWTTVTIPGIEVTGEGEAAKLGFWTDAGAGSWLHIDDVELIKNEPGQQAMGSYVSHAQQGNAVTFTLSNTPKVRIEFIKPEIAKVWMEPGGMFDKDSSFTVDSESSAPVSYTVSDQGGYIRMMSSGLTVRVNKSPFRIDYYDASNTSYITGERSASGLAYGSGTRVYEYMNMDPGERFYGLGIDRDAQSLDRRGKRVVMDNVMSGGYGGNTSDISGTFFTSTKGYGIFSTIRI